GAGGTTGATCACCTTAACGGCGTGCTTATTATAGACAGGATTCCGCCCAAGAAAAGGCGCGAGATATCTGAACAACTTGACGAAATAGCCAGAAACAATTAACAGCGGAGGCTTGATGGCTCGAGCGTTTCTTTTTCCAGGACAGGGTTCGCAGGAAGTGGGAATGGCTAAAAGTTTATTCGACGCTTACCTAGAATTGAAAAACCATTTCGAGAATGCAGACTCGGTGAGCGGCCTAGAAGTCCTTAAGGCGATGTTCGAAGGACCAGAGGAGCAGCTCAAACAAACTCAGATAACTCAGCCTGCATTGTACGTTCATTCGCTGGCCGTTTTCAAGATGCTCAGAAACAAAGGCATAGAGGCTGATTTCTTTGCAGGCCACAGTCTTGGTGAGTTTTCGGCGCTCGCTGCAGCCGGCGTCTTTTCCTATGAGGACGGGCTTAAACTCGTCTCCAAGCGCGGAGCGTTAATGTCGGAGGCCAGAGAGGGCGCAATGGCGGCCATACTCGGGCTTGCGGATGAGGACGTTATCACGCTCTGCAAAGGTATTGACGACGTCTGGCCCGCCAACTTCAACTCCGAAGGACAGGTTGTTATATCGGGTTCGCCTGAAGGCATAGCAAAAGCTACGGCTCTTGCCAGGGAAAAAGGCGCAAAAAGAGCGCTACCGCTTGCCGTATCGGGCGCCTTCCATACGCCGTTCATGCAGAAGGCTGCCGCAGAGTTCAGGACCTTCATGGAGGGCTTCGAGTTCAAAGCGCCCCAAGGCAAGGTGATTCCTAACGTTACAGGCGAACCTACACGTGATCCCCAAGAGATCAGGAAGTTGCTCGGAGAACAGC
This sequence is a window from bacterium. Protein-coding genes within it:
- the fabD gene encoding ACP S-malonyltransferase; translation: MARAFLFPGQGSQEVGMAKSLFDAYLELKNHFENADSVSGLEVLKAMFEGPEEQLKQTQITQPALYVHSLAVFKMLRNKGIEADFFAGHSLGEFSALAAAGVFSYEDGLKLVSKRGALMSEAREGAMAAILGLADEDVITLCKGIDDVWPANFNSEGQVVISGSPEGIAKATALAREKGAKRALPLAVSGAFHTPFMQKAAAEFRTFMEGFEFKAPQGKVIPNVTGEPTRDPQEIRKLLGEQLTSPVRWTKTMQTLASLDVTEAYELGPGKVLCGLAKRGIAGAACSSIGTAQEIDSLNL